CGGTCATGAGGATAATACGGTGATACCGGCATCGCTCAATATCAAACGTCTCTGCAATGCCGGTGCCCATGGCAGAGATGAGCGTCTGAATTTCCGCATTCTTCAGGATTTTATGTGGGTTTGCCTTCTCCACATTCAGGATCTTACCTTTCAGTGGAAGAATTGCCTGGAACTTACGGTCCCTTCCTCCTTTCGCTGAACCACCTGCAGAGTCTCCTTCGACGATATAGATTTCACTCTTTGCCGGATCTCGTTCAGAACAGTCGGCAAGCTTCCCCGGCAGACCGGACCCTTCGAGGGTGCTCTTCCTGCGGGCAAGTTCCCGGGCTTTCTTTGCTGCCTCACGGGCTTTTGCAGCACTTTTCGCCTTTTCTATGATTGCCTGAATGACCTTCGGGTTCTCCTCAAAGTAGACAGAAAGGGACTGATAGACGAGGGAGTCCACAATTCCCTTGACATTGGAGTTGCCCAGTTTCATTTTTGTCTGCCCTTCAAACTGGGGTTCGGCAATTTTTATTGCAATCACTGCATTCAGACCTTCACGAACATCTTCTCCCCGGAGAGGCACTGACAGGTCTTTGAGCAGATTGTTATTCCGCGCAACCGTGTTAATCGTCCGTGTGAGAGCGCTCCGGAACCCTTCGAGGTGTGTTCCTCCCTCACGGGTATTGACACTGTTCACAAAGGTCAGCATTGTTTCCGAATATGCAACGGTATACTGGAGAGCCACCTCTACCTGAACATGGTTTGTTGTGTCTTCTGACTCCAGATAGATGACATCTTTGTGAATTGGTTCTTTCTCCCCGACAATATATGTAACAAATTCTCCGATACCTCCCTCATAATAGAAGGTATCAGAGTCGCCCGTTCTTTCATCAACAATAGAGATTGATATGCCTTTATTCAGGAATGCAAGTTCCCGCATCCGGTAACTGAGTTTATCATAATCAAAGTCAACGGTCTCAAAAATTGAGGAGTCCGGCTTGAAACAGATAACGGTACCACGCTTGTGGTCTGACGGGTCCTGATCACACGAGGTGAGAGGCATGGTGACAGCCCCGGAATGGAATGCAATGGAATGAACCTTATCATTCCGGTATACCGTGGCAGACATCTCTGTCGATAGCGCATTCACAACCGACACACCAACACCGTGAAGACCACCTGACACCTGGTATGTTGACTTGTCGAATTTACCTCCTGCATGGAGAACAGTCAGCACAACCTCAAGAGCACTCTTCTTGTATTTCGGCATAATGTCAACGGGAATACCCCTCCCGTTGTCTTCAACGATACAGGAACCGTCATCAGTCAGTGTGACAGTAATTGTATCACAGAATCCTCCAAGAGCCTCATCTATTGCGTTGTCAACGACCTCATAGACAAGATGATGAAGACCACGTTCATCCGTACTGCCGATATACATTGCAGGACGCTTTTTGACAGCTTCCAGTCCTTCAAGAACTGTGATATTACTACCCGTGTATCCGTTTTTTTCACCCATTCAGAATACTCCTGAACACTGTCCTGAATTCAGACAAAACAGTCCGATTTATCATAACCACCACTAAAATCTCCAACCTGACAGAATCAAAAATGTCAACGAAATTAATTATTATATTATTAGTTTTTTCAGACTTTAATGGTTGCTAACGCCAGTTCTGACTCTTCAGTCATACTTGCCGATCTGCGGATCAGGGATCCCAAGATTCCGGTCAATTGCAATTACAAGCCTCTTCAGAATACGCACCACAGATTCAGCATCTTCTTTGTCCATTTTACCATTCTGGTGCCACATCACATTCTTTCTCAGCATTGTAACAAGTTCCTCAATTTCGCTCCCTTTATATTGTTCAGGTACCTGCATCTCGTTCAGATGGTCTTTAACACCTGCCCATGCCTGTTCAGGAGGGAGAGCAAAATGCTTTGTAATCAACCAGATATTTGTGATGAATCCACGTCCAAACTGACTGTCCATAGAATTAACTCATCATAATAGATGAAAAAATGTTGGCATAATTTCTTTGCAGCCTTGCAGGTAAAATGAAGGCACTATCGTTTGTTACCAAAAAGCAGTCCACGAAGTTCTGATTTGGCAACCTTACGTGCCATCCGGAAAACAGTTGGATTTTTCAGCAAACGGAGCATCAGTTCTGTTGGCCGATCCATATCACCAAATTCGACGATCAACCGTTTCATGTCGGGTGTATTCAGCGCCTGACAAATATCGTTTATATCTCCCGGGGAAATATTTTGCCTCATATCAAGAAACCGATACCCAAAATCAAGTTCTCTCCCAAAATCCGCAGTCCAGGCAGACTCATACGCTGAGAGAATTGAGTCCTCAAAACATTCCTCTTCGCAAGAGAGAGCAGCCACATCTGCCGCATGTCGCGAAGACCGGACACCGGTATACACACCTCCGCCGGAAGTCGGTTTTGCAAATCCTGCTGCATCACCTACAAACAGTGTCCGCTCACCATATGTCTGTGGCATTACCCCCATGGGAATAGTGCCCGTCACCTGATGGATGCATGAATCTCCAAATTTCCGGACAAACGAGGAGAAACGTTTCTGCACATCATTCCCCCCGGCAAGCCCAACCCGCATCCGCCCGTCTCCTGCAGGAATTGCCCAACCAAAAAAGTCCGGTGAGGCGTCAGGATAGAGATGAACATACGAAGAGTCCGTTTCATACGGAACCTCTGCCTGAACTCCGGAATAAAACCGGAGAGGTGGCTTCATCCCGCGAATTGTCCTGATAGGACTGCGCGGACCGTCCGCAGCAATAATCAGACGAAACGGAATCTCTCTATGGCCATGAACTCCTTTCGTAAAAAGCACATTATCCCGGATATCGTATGCATATGTTTTCAGTGAAATATCGGCACCTGCAGATACGGCATTCCCAGCCATTTCCCGGTCAAGGACACCCCTGTCCACAACAAAGGCCTTGGTTTCGCCGGCATCGAAATTCAGCTCACACCCCAGTGATGAATGCAGGGTAGCGCCCCTCACTACCTGTATGACTGAGTCGTTTGATACATGGCATTCTGAAAATGCATTTGTACTTAACAGACCCGCACATTGCACCGGGTATCCAATCGATGCATGTTCTTCTATTATCAGTGTCCGGAGTCCTGACTCAGCACAGTATCGTGCCGCAGCAGACCCTGCAGGACCCGCACCGACAACAATGACATCGTACATCTACAATCAAATGGGCCCGAATCATGGATAAGATATCGGATACCATTCCGGCCCTGCCAATCGTAGGGTGAAGAGGTATATACGTGACCAAAGTTCACTACTAGAGTATCGATGACAGAGGAATCCGATTTCAAATGGAAACAGTGCCTGATCATTCGCAGTGATGTGAAGATGAGCTGTGGAAAAAAATGTGCACAGCTCGCCCATGCAGCAGTCGGTGCATATGAACACTCCGATAAAATAACGCGGAAGAAGTGGTATAACGAAGGAATGAAGAAAGTAGTCCTGAAGGTCCCGTCCCTCCGCGCCATGTATGAAATCAAGACCAATGCAGAAATGGCAGGTATTGCCACATCGCTCATCACCGATGCAGGCCGCACCGAAATAGAACCAGGGACGGTTACTGCACTTGGACTCGGTCCGGCGCTGTCAGAAGATCTGGACAGAATAACTGGGGATCTGCAGCTCTTATGAAACTATCACCATACCCCATTGAACAATCCCTTGGTATGCAGTATTATGTCTGTAACTCAGAAGGCATACAGGGTGTGCTGCGCGAGGAAGCAGAAGACTTCATTGTACACGAAATCAGCAATGAGGTCAAATCATCAGAAGAATCAACAGGAAAATATCTGATCTGCAGACTGGAGAAAAAAAACTGGGAGCTCCAACGTGCCGTAAAAGAAATTGCAAAGATACTCGGCGTCAGTCATCGCCGGATTTCATGGGCAGGGACCAAGGACAAACATGCCGTTACCGACCAGCTGATATCCATCTATGACGTCTCTGAAACCGACATTCAGAACATCCAACTCAAAGATATTACCCTGACACCGGTTGGAAGGTCCAACCAGCAGATCTCTTTGGGAGACCTGCAGGGAAACCGCTTTGAGATCACCATCCGTTCCTGCAGGGCAGCAGACATTGCGGCGAGCGTAGCAGAGACCAACGCCTGTGTCGCAGAAGGCGTGCCAAATTACTTCGGCATTCAGCGCTTCGGTGTGCAACGCCCGGTCACCCATCTTGTCGGCAAACAGATCCTTCTTGACCGGTATGATGAGGCAGTCAACACCTATGTGGGTTTCCCGTCAGAAGGAGAAGATGAATCCGTAGCAGAGGCACGGAAGGCATTTCTCTCGGACGGGGATCCAAAAGCAGCACTCGAAACGCTGCCGGTTCAGATGCGGTATGAACGTGCGATTCTCCACCACCTGACAGAGGTACCACACGATTATGAAGGTGCCCTCAAACGTGTCCCTCCAAAACTTCTCTCCATGTTTGTCTCCGCATACCAGTCCTGGCTCTTTAATCAGGGACTATCTCACCGGATAGAAGTTGGGCACCCCCTGTCGGCGCCTGCATTGGGAGACCGGGTCCTGTTCCAAAACGGGAAAAAAGACATCGTCGGAGAATCAAACATCAACCAGGCAACTGTTCTGGTTAAACGGGGGCGTGCGCACATCTGCCTTGAGATGCCCGGAGAAAAGACCAACCCCACTCACAGTACAGCAGAACAGCATATCACCACCCTGATGGAAGCAGATGGCATATCCTATGCATCATTTAAAAAAGCAGGTGAAATGACCGGCATGTCATTTAAAGGAGCGGTCCGCAGGATCAGTGTCAGCGCCCCTGTCACTTCAGATGTATGTGACGACACCGTGCATCTCTCGTTCTCCCTTGGACCGGGACAGTATGCAACTACCATCTGCAGGGAGTATATGAAAGCAGATCCCATTCGGATGATATGATCAGAATTATCCAAATCAGGAATATCCCGATACCGCATTTATTGCATCAAAGAGATTACCCATCTCATCGACCAGTCCAATATTTTTTGCATAATCTCCACGAATTGGCCGGGCATCTTCAATTATTGATCGGTTTACCCCACGCTGCTCCATCACATCGGTGATAAATATCTCAGAACTCTGGTTCACAAGTTCCTGAAGATACTCTCGTTCACTATCGGTGAGTGACCGGTATGGAGAGGTAATATCCTTTTTTTCACCGGATTTGAGAACATCAACAGAAACTCCTTCGTCTTCAAGCGATTTACTGTAATCAAAGATTGTCCAGATTGTTCCAATACTGCCCGTCATGGTGTCAGGATTGGCATAGATTACATCAGCATGGGAACTAATGTGATATGCAGCAGACGTTGCCATTTCTCCCATTGAAACGATAACAGGTTTCCGCTCTTTCGCATAATCGATATCACGGACTATTTCCTGTGCCGCTGCAGGGGAACCGCCGGGACTGTTTACCCGGAGAACTATTCCTTCAACAAGCGGATCATCAGCGGCGGCGCGTAATTCACGGCCAATATATTCACTACCTGCATACCCATTTCCATTTACATTTCCCGAAACGATCGTGCCCTCGACACGGATAACAGAGACACTAAATTCTTCAGAAACGGTTAACAGTGCAGCTATGATAATTGCGGCAAGAATTAGTGCGGTTATTCCCCCCAGAAAAAAATATTTAATCCAGCCACGCCGCATTCGTTTTCTGTTTATCCGATCCACTTCCTCTGTTAACCAACCCATTCTATTCACTCATCTGTTGAGAATATCATATTCTGTTATCAGATTCTTTCCGCACATATAATGATTTTTAAGGCTGAGACGAAACATTTCTTCTACGGAATGAATCTGCATTCCCCCGACAAGAGAAGGGGTGTCCGCACCTCCGACAATAAAGGGCAGATGTATGAGACGCAATTCATCAACAAGACGGTTTTTAAACATATAATAATTCAGGGTCGGACCCCCTTCCACCATCAGTGTTCTGACATGATACTTTTCATAGAGCTCTGAGAGAAGAAGAGAATAATCGATTGCTGTTTTTCCGGCCACCAGAACATCAACCCCCTTCTTCTGAAGTGCTGCCACACGTTCCTCAGGCGCGTCTTCCGATACTGCAATAACCGTCTGTGCATCATTTCCAAGGACATTTGAATCCAGAGGAATATCAGCACCCCTGTTTGGAATAACCCGAATTGGATTCGTCCCTTCTGCAAGCCTGACCGTAAGCATAGAATTATCAATTCTGATGGTATTGGATCCCACCATTATTGCGTCATATTCGGCCCGTGTCTGATGAAGAAGTATCTCTGTTTCAGGGTCCATGTACTGCATGAGAATCTTGCTCGATGCACCTTTCCAGAGAGTGAGTTTACCATCAACAGTCATCTCTGACATAATAAGGACATGCGGCCGGTGTATTCTGTTTACCATATATTACCCCAGTATATCTATTCTTAATCTGTATCTGCAATTAATGTAATTATTAGACAGCATATCAATTAAGAGATTTCTTTAATCATACCGCCTGTAGGAATGTGATATATTTAACAAAGGATTATACCCTTAATCTCCCCATTTGTGTATACAATAATGAATATTACAGCATTGAGACCCCGTGCAATAAAAATCCTTAATCCTCTTGCACATGCATGTGCAAAGACAGGTATCACTCCAAATCAATTAACATTGCTTGCAATAGTATCCGGCATTGGATG
Above is a window of Methanogenium organophilum DNA encoding:
- the sppA gene encoding signal peptide peptidase SppA, with the protein product MGWLTEEVDRINRKRMRRGWIKYFFLGGITALILAAIIIAALLTVSEEFSVSVIRVEGTIVSGNVNGNGYAGSEYIGRELRAAADDPLVEGIVLRVNSPGGSPAAAQEIVRDIDYAKERKPVIVSMGEMATSAAYHISSHADVIYANPDTMTGSIGTIWTIFDYSKSLEDEGVSVDVLKSGEKKDITSPYRSLTDSEREYLQELVNQSSEIFITDVMEQRGVNRSIIEDARPIRGDYAKNIGLVDEMGNLFDAINAVSGYS
- a CDS encoding geranylgeranyl reductase family protein; amino-acid sequence: MYDVIVVGAGPAGSAAARYCAESGLRTLIIEEHASIGYPVQCAGLLSTNAFSECHVSNDSVIQVVRGATLHSSLGCELNFDAGETKAFVVDRGVLDREMAGNAVSAGADISLKTYAYDIRDNVLFTKGVHGHREIPFRLIIAADGPRSPIRTIRGMKPPLRFYSGVQAEVPYETDSSYVHLYPDASPDFFGWAIPAGDGRMRVGLAGGNDVQKRFSSFVRKFGDSCIHQVTGTIPMGVMPQTYGERTLFVGDAAGFAKPTSGGGVYTGVRSSRHAADVAALSCEEECFEDSILSAYESAWTADFGRELDFGYRFLDMRQNISPGDINDICQALNTPDMKRLIVEFGDMDRPTELMLRLLKNPTVFRMARKVAKSELRGLLFGNKR
- the pth2 gene encoding peptidyl-tRNA hydrolase Pth2 encodes the protein MTEESDFKWKQCLIIRSDVKMSCGKKCAQLAHAAVGAYEHSDKITRKKWYNEGMKKVVLKVPSLRAMYEIKTNAEMAGIATSLITDAGRTEIEPGTVTALGLGPALSEDLDRITGDLQLL
- the gyrB gene encoding DNA topoisomerase (ATP-hydrolyzing) subunit B; protein product: MGEKNGYTGSNITVLEGLEAVKKRPAMYIGSTDERGLHHLVYEVVDNAIDEALGGFCDTITVTLTDDGSCIVEDNGRGIPVDIMPKYKKSALEVVLTVLHAGGKFDKSTYQVSGGLHGVGVSVVNALSTEMSATVYRNDKVHSIAFHSGAVTMPLTSCDQDPSDHKRGTVICFKPDSSIFETVDFDYDKLSYRMRELAFLNKGISISIVDERTGDSDTFYYEGGIGEFVTYIVGEKEPIHKDVIYLESEDTTNHVQVEVALQYTVAYSETMLTFVNSVNTREGGTHLEGFRSALTRTINTVARNNNLLKDLSVPLRGEDVREGLNAVIAIKIAEPQFEGQTKMKLGNSNVKGIVDSLVYQSLSVYFEENPKVIQAIIEKAKSAAKAREAAKKARELARRKSTLEGSGLPGKLADCSERDPAKSEIYIVEGDSAGGSAKGGRDRKFQAILPLKGKILNVEKANPHKILKNAEIQTLISAMGTGIAETFDIERCRYHRIILMTDADVDGAHICTLLLTFFYRYMPALIEEGYIYIAQPPLYRVARGKTEYYAYTEEEMRKYAAELGEKGTHIQRYKGLGEMNAQQLWDTTMAPASRVLKQVHIEDASYANAIFEKLMGDDVAARRDFIRRHAKEVTNLDI
- a CDS encoding dihydrofolate reductase family protein; translation: MVNRIHRPHVLIMSEMTVDGKLTLWKGASSKILMQYMDPETEILLHQTRAEYDAIMVGSNTIRIDNSMLTVRLAEGTNPIRVIPNRGADIPLDSNVLGNDAQTVIAVSEDAPEERVAALQKKGVDVLVAGKTAIDYSLLLSELYEKYHVRTLMVEGGPTLNYYMFKNRLVDELRLIHLPFIVGGADTPSLVGGMQIHSVEEMFRLSLKNHYMCGKNLITEYDILNR
- the truD gene encoding tRNA pseudouridine(13) synthase TruD, yielding MKLSPYPIEQSLGMQYYVCNSEGIQGVLREEAEDFIVHEISNEVKSSEESTGKYLICRLEKKNWELQRAVKEIAKILGVSHRRISWAGTKDKHAVTDQLISIYDVSETDIQNIQLKDITLTPVGRSNQQISLGDLQGNRFEITIRSCRAADIAASVAETNACVAEGVPNYFGIQRFGVQRPVTHLVGKQILLDRYDEAVNTYVGFPSEGEDESVAEARKAFLSDGDPKAALETLPVQMRYERAILHHLTEVPHDYEGALKRVPPKLLSMFVSAYQSWLFNQGLSHRIEVGHPLSAPALGDRVLFQNGKKDIVGESNINQATVLVKRGRAHICLEMPGEKTNPTHSTAEQHITTLMEADGISYASFKKAGEMTGMSFKGAVRRISVSAPVTSDVCDDTVHLSFSLGPGQYATTICREYMKADPIRMI